A single region of the Eleginops maclovinus isolate JMC-PN-2008 ecotype Puerto Natales chromosome 16, JC_Emac_rtc_rv5, whole genome shotgun sequence genome encodes:
- the ddx47 gene encoding LOW QUALITY PROTEIN: probable ATP-dependent RNA helicase DDX47 (The sequence of the model RefSeq protein was modified relative to this genomic sequence to represent the inferred CDS: inserted 1 base in 1 codon), with translation MADAVEENVKPNTEEKPDDSSSEEDNSHPEVVETEEPVKTFKDLGVTEVLCEACDQLGWKTPTKIQIEAVPLALQGRDIIGLAETGSGKTGAFALPILQSLLASPQRLHTLVLTPTRELAFQISEQFEALGSSIGVKCAVIVGGIDMMSQSLVLAKKPHIVIATPGRLIDHMENTKGFSLRALKFLVMDEADRILNMDFETEVDKILKVIPRERHTYLFSATMTKKVQKLQRAALKDPVKCAVSTKYSTVDKLQQYYIFIPSKYKDCYLVSILNELAGNSFMIFCSTCNNAQRVALLLRNLGITAIPLHGQMSQNKRLGSLNKFKSKSRSVLLATDVASRGLDIPHVDCVINYDIPTHSKDYIHRVGRTARAGRXGKSITFVTQYDVELFQRIETLIGKKLPAFPTQEDEVMMLVERVSEAQRFARLEMKEQGEKRKRPRGGDPDNDDTEQASGVRKKVRGGSGAGRGGDGGGRGGGGMKKRGAAAWRGGGR, from the exons ATGGCGGACGCAGTTGAGGAAAACGTGAAGCCAAATACAGAAGAAAAACCCGACGATTCGAGCAGTGAGGAGGATAACAGTCACCCCGAAGTCGTAGAAACAGAAGAACCAGTGAAAACATTCAAAGATTTG GGTGTCACCGAGGTTCTCTGTGAGGCGTGTGATCAGCTGGGATGGAAAACCCCAACGAAGATTCAGATAGAAGCTGTTCCTTTAGCCCTGCAGG GACGGGACATTATCGGCCTCGCAGAGACCGGCTCTGGTAAGACGGGTGCGTTTGCTTTGCCCATCCTGCAGTCCCTGCTGGCGTCCCCCCAGAGGCTCCACACCCTCGTCCTCACCCCCACCAGGGAGCTGGCTTTCCAGATCTCAGAGCAGTTTGAGGCCCTGGGCTCCAGCATCGGTGTTAAATGTG CCGTCATCGTCGGAGGAATCGATATGATGTCCCAGTCTCTGGTGTTGGCCAAAAAACCACACATTGTTATCG CCACGCCGGGGCGGCTGATCGACCACATGGAGAACACGAAGGGTTTCTCTCTGAGAGCGCTGAAGTTCCTTGTGATGGACGAAGCCGACAGAATCCTCAACATGGACTTTGAGACCGAG GTGGATAAAATCTTGAAGGTGATTCCCAGAGAGAGGCACACCTACCTGTTCTCTGCCACCATGACCAAGAAG GTCCAGAAGCTCCAGAGAGCAGCGCTGAAGGATCCTGTGAAGTGTGCCGTTTCCACCAAATACTCCACAGTAGATAAACTGCAGCAGTACTACATCTTCATACCGTCCAAGTACAAG GACTGTTACCTGGTATCCATTCTTAACGAGCTGGCAGGAAACTCCTTTATGATTTTCTGCAGCACGTGTAACAACGCCCAGCGGGTGGCGCTGTTGCTGAGGAACCTCGGCATCACTGCCATCCCTCTCCACGGCCAGATGAGTcag AACAAACGTCTGGGATCTCTGAACAAGTTCAAGTCCAAGTCTCGCTCGGTGCTGCTGGCGACCGACGTGGCGTCCAGAGGCCTCGACATCCCCCACGTCGATTGCGTCATCAACTACGACATCCCCACACACTCCAAG GACTACATCCACAGAGTCGGGCGGACAGCCAGAGCCGGGC TCGGGAAATCCATCACCTTCGTCACTCA ATACGATGTGGAGCTTTTCCAGCGCATCGAGACCCTGATAGGGAAGAAACTCCCGGCGTTCCCGACACAGGAAGACGAGGTGATGATGCTGGTGGAGAGGGTCAGCGAGGCCCAGAGATTCGCCCGGCTG GAAATGAAGGAGCAAggtgagaaaaggaaaaggccGAGAGGAGGAGACCCGGACAACGACGACACAGAACAAGCCAGCGGCGTGAGGAAGAAAGTGAGGGGAGGAAGTGgggcaggaagaggaggggatgggggaggaagaggagggggagggatgaAGAAGAGGGGAGCAGCAGCCTGGAGGGGAGGGGGCCGCTGA